A single window of Carassius auratus strain Wakin chromosome 9, ASM336829v1, whole genome shotgun sequence DNA harbors:
- the sp3a gene encoding transcription factor Sp3 isoform X1 produces the protein MTAPEGPVKAGVMADSSSAQDGGAEQDGQPSSLALLAATCTGLGSPAPGPENRTNSDNAAAGGNADLSVQLTGSSERWEAVKDDSGVLHLPGTGIVTSNGQYVLPLQSLQGLQNQPILLTSGTDASGGAVPNIQYQVIPQVQTADGQLGYSAVDGASMAQDAAGQIQILPDGTQTISVSGADVLSSTQNLMTQAGQVHQIPQVSLGSSTFSTQGQVVTNVPLGLPGNITFVPINSLDLDSLGLSGAQPIATSVTADGQLIMTNQSVENSEGSAKAGEQQQTLNSSAAADMFVPTTSSSSSQQHTGTIDSMGEQGDGSGYLSQVSGGQQVIQLQQLPFQTADGQVSAQAQQSLQNVQLINPGTFLIQAQTVSASGQIQWQTFQVQGVQNLQNLQLQTAPAQQITLAPVQTLSLGQGGTPVSLTSGQMPNLQSVSVNAVGQAGIQFQQSEDTDSTGDIQIKEEPDSEEWPLDSSSTLNANDLSHLRVRLVEEEMEGMNQEGKRLRRVACTCPNCKEGGGRGSNMGKKKQHVCHIAGCGKVYGKTSHLRAHLRWHSGERPFVCTWMFCGKRFTRSDELQRHRRTHTGEKKFACSECPKRFMRSDHLAKHIKTHQNKKVVGGAMVASVGGAVSSDSIITTGGTTLILTNIQPGTMQGLATVSATVNTSSSQDQLSAAEIPLQLVSVSAGDAAE, from the exons ATGACCG CGCCTGAAGGGCCAGTTAAGGCGGGAGTGATGGCGGACAGCAGCAGCGCTCAGGACGGCGGCGCCGAGCAG GACGGACAGCCCTCGTCGCTCGCCCTGCTCGCCGCCACATGCACCGGCCTCGGCTCGCCCGCCCCCGGACCCGAGAACCGGACAAACTCTGATAATGCTGCTGCTGGAGGG AACGCAGACCTCTCAGTGCAGTTGACCGGGTCGTCTGAAAGGTGGGAGGCGGTGAAGGACGACTCGGGTGTCCTGCATCTCCCCGGCACGGGTATCGTCACGTCCAACGGACAGTATGTTCTTCCTCTCCAGAGCCTCCAGGGTCTCCAGAACCAGCCCATCCTACTCACGTCAGGGACCGACGCGTCCGGCGGCGCAGTGCCTAATATCCAATACCAAGTCATCCCTCAGGTGCAGACGGCCGACGGGCAGCTGGGTTACTCTGCCGTCGATGGGGCCTCGATGGCGCAGGACGCCGCAGGGCAGATCCAGATCCTCCCAGACGGCACCCAGACCATCAGCGTCTCGGGCGCAGACGTGCTCAGCAGCACTCAGAACCTCATGACCCAGGCTGGCCAAGTGCACCAGATCCCGCAGGTGTCTCTGGGAAGCTCGACCTTCAGCACTCAGGGTCAGGTGGTCACTAACGTGCCTCTGGGTTTGCCTGGGAACATTACCTTTGTGCCCATAAACAGCTTGGATCTGGACTCTCTGGGGCTCTCAGGAGCCCAGCCGATAGCCACCAGCGTCACGGCTGACGGACAGCTCATCATGACCAATCAGAGCGTGGAGAACTCTGAGGGCTCGGCCAAAGCAGGGGAACAGCAACAGACGCTCAACTCCAGTGCAGCCGCAGACATGTTTGTGCCTACCACGTCCTCCTCGTCCTCGCAGCAGCACACCGGCACGATAGACAGCATGGGGGAGCAGGGAGATGGCTCGGGATACCTCAGTCAGGTGTCTGGAGGACAGCAGGTCATCCAGTTACAGCAGTTGCCCTTTCAGACCGCTGACGGTCAGGTGTCTGCTCAGGCCCAGCAGTCTCTGCAAAACGTCCAGCTCATCAACCCAGGAACATTCCTCATCCAGGCCCAGACCGTCTCTGCGTCAGGACAGATCCAGTGGCAGACCTTCCAG GTCCAAGGAGTCCAGAACCTCCAGAACCTTCAGCTGCAGACGGCTCCAGCTCAGCAGATCACTCTTGCCCCGGTGCAGACGCTGTCTCTGGGTCAGGGAGGTACACCTGTCAGCCTGACCTCCGGACAGATGCCTAACCTGCAGTCGGTGTCGGTGAACGCTGTGGGCCAGGCAGGCATTCAGTTCCAGCAGTCTGAGGACACAGACAGCACTGGAG ATATTCAGATTAAGGAGGAGCCTGATTCGGAGGAGTGGCCTCTGGACAGTAGCTCTACGCTGAATGCCAATGACCTCTCTCACCTTCGTGTTCGTTTAGtggaggaggagatggagggcATGAACCAGGAGGGCAAACGTCTGCGCAGGGTCGCATGCACCTGCCCCAACTGCAAAGAGGGAGGCGGGAG GGGATCCAACATGGGCAAGAAGAAACAGCACGTGTGCCATATAGCCGGCTGCGGGAAGGTGTACGGGAAGACATCTCACTTGAGAGCTCACCTGCGTTGGCACTCGGGAGAGAGACCCTTTGTGTGCACCTGGATGTTTTGTGGGAAGAGATTCACACGCAGTGATGAATTGCAGCGACACAGGAGAACACACACTG GAGAGAAGAAGTTTGCGTGTTCAGAGTGTCCGAAGCGGTTCATGCGCAGCGATCACCTGGCCAAGCACATAAAGACGCATCAGAACAAGAAGGTAGTGGGCGGAGCCATGGTGGCCAGCGTGGGCGGAGCTGTGTCCTCGGACAGCATCATCACGACGGGCGGCACCACACTCATCCTCACCAACATCCAGCCCGGCACCATGCAGGGCCTGGCCACCGTCAGCGCTACCGTCAACACGTCTAGCTCACAGGACCAGCTGAGCGCAGCCGAGATTCCTCTGCAGTTAGTCTCCGTGTCCGCCGGGGACGCGGCCGAGTGA
- the sp3a gene encoding transcription factor Sp3 isoform X2 yields MTAPEGPVKAGVMADSSSAQDGGAEQDGQPSSLALLAATCTGLGSPAPGPENRTNSDNAAAGGNADLSVQLTGSSERWEAVKDDSGVLHLPGTGIVTSNGQYVLPLQSLQGLQNQPILLTSGTDASGGAVPNIQYQVIPQVQTADGQLGYSAVDGASMAQDAAGQIQILPDGTQTISVSGADVLSSTQNLMTQAGQVHQIPQVSLGSSTFSTQGQVVTNVPLGLPGNITFVPINSLDLDSLGLSGAQPIATSVTADGQLIMTNQSVENSEGSAKAGEQQQTLNSSAAADMFVPTTSSSSSQQHTGTIDSMGEQGDGSGYLSQVSGGQQVIQLQQLPFQTADGQVSAQAQQSLQNVQLINPGTFLIQAQTVSASGQIQWQTFQVQGVQNLQNLQLQTAPAQQITLAPVQTLSLGQGGTPVSLTSGQMPNLQSVSVNAVGQAGIQFQQSEDTDSTGVEEEMEGMNQEGKRLRRVACTCPNCKEGGGRGSNMGKKKQHVCHIAGCGKVYGKTSHLRAHLRWHSGERPFVCTWMFCGKRFTRSDELQRHRRTHTGEKKFACSECPKRFMRSDHLAKHIKTHQNKKVVGGAMVASVGGAVSSDSIITTGGTTLILTNIQPGTMQGLATVSATVNTSSSQDQLSAAEIPLQLVSVSAGDAAE; encoded by the exons ATGACCG CGCCTGAAGGGCCAGTTAAGGCGGGAGTGATGGCGGACAGCAGCAGCGCTCAGGACGGCGGCGCCGAGCAG GACGGACAGCCCTCGTCGCTCGCCCTGCTCGCCGCCACATGCACCGGCCTCGGCTCGCCCGCCCCCGGACCCGAGAACCGGACAAACTCTGATAATGCTGCTGCTGGAGGG AACGCAGACCTCTCAGTGCAGTTGACCGGGTCGTCTGAAAGGTGGGAGGCGGTGAAGGACGACTCGGGTGTCCTGCATCTCCCCGGCACGGGTATCGTCACGTCCAACGGACAGTATGTTCTTCCTCTCCAGAGCCTCCAGGGTCTCCAGAACCAGCCCATCCTACTCACGTCAGGGACCGACGCGTCCGGCGGCGCAGTGCCTAATATCCAATACCAAGTCATCCCTCAGGTGCAGACGGCCGACGGGCAGCTGGGTTACTCTGCCGTCGATGGGGCCTCGATGGCGCAGGACGCCGCAGGGCAGATCCAGATCCTCCCAGACGGCACCCAGACCATCAGCGTCTCGGGCGCAGACGTGCTCAGCAGCACTCAGAACCTCATGACCCAGGCTGGCCAAGTGCACCAGATCCCGCAGGTGTCTCTGGGAAGCTCGACCTTCAGCACTCAGGGTCAGGTGGTCACTAACGTGCCTCTGGGTTTGCCTGGGAACATTACCTTTGTGCCCATAAACAGCTTGGATCTGGACTCTCTGGGGCTCTCAGGAGCCCAGCCGATAGCCACCAGCGTCACGGCTGACGGACAGCTCATCATGACCAATCAGAGCGTGGAGAACTCTGAGGGCTCGGCCAAAGCAGGGGAACAGCAACAGACGCTCAACTCCAGTGCAGCCGCAGACATGTTTGTGCCTACCACGTCCTCCTCGTCCTCGCAGCAGCACACCGGCACGATAGACAGCATGGGGGAGCAGGGAGATGGCTCGGGATACCTCAGTCAGGTGTCTGGAGGACAGCAGGTCATCCAGTTACAGCAGTTGCCCTTTCAGACCGCTGACGGTCAGGTGTCTGCTCAGGCCCAGCAGTCTCTGCAAAACGTCCAGCTCATCAACCCAGGAACATTCCTCATCCAGGCCCAGACCGTCTCTGCGTCAGGACAGATCCAGTGGCAGACCTTCCAG GTCCAAGGAGTCCAGAACCTCCAGAACCTTCAGCTGCAGACGGCTCCAGCTCAGCAGATCACTCTTGCCCCGGTGCAGACGCTGTCTCTGGGTCAGGGAGGTACACCTGTCAGCCTGACCTCCGGACAGATGCCTAACCTGCAGTCGGTGTCGGTGAACGCTGTGGGCCAGGCAGGCATTCAGTTCCAGCAGTCTGAGGACACAGACAGCACTGGAG tggaggaggagatggagggcATGAACCAGGAGGGCAAACGTCTGCGCAGGGTCGCATGCACCTGCCCCAACTGCAAAGAGGGAGGCGGGAG GGGATCCAACATGGGCAAGAAGAAACAGCACGTGTGCCATATAGCCGGCTGCGGGAAGGTGTACGGGAAGACATCTCACTTGAGAGCTCACCTGCGTTGGCACTCGGGAGAGAGACCCTTTGTGTGCACCTGGATGTTTTGTGGGAAGAGATTCACACGCAGTGATGAATTGCAGCGACACAGGAGAACACACACTG GAGAGAAGAAGTTTGCGTGTTCAGAGTGTCCGAAGCGGTTCATGCGCAGCGATCACCTGGCCAAGCACATAAAGACGCATCAGAACAAGAAGGTAGTGGGCGGAGCCATGGTGGCCAGCGTGGGCGGAGCTGTGTCCTCGGACAGCATCATCACGACGGGCGGCACCACACTCATCCTCACCAACATCCAGCCCGGCACCATGCAGGGCCTGGCCACCGTCAGCGCTACCGTCAACACGTCTAGCTCACAGGACCAGCTGAGCGCAGCCGAGATTCCTCTGCAGTTAGTCTCCGTGTCCGCCGGGGACGCGGCCGAGTGA